One genomic segment of Pseudomonadota bacterium includes these proteins:
- a CDS encoding ABC transporter ATP-binding protein, which yields MLSMNDVSKVFRTDLIETHALRNFSLEVKAGEFLAVTGPSGSGKTTFLNIAGLLEPYESGSYKLDNIEVTSLSDDARSRLRNEKIGFIFQSFNLMPDLNVYDNVDVPLRYRRMKSAERHQRITNALEIVGLAARMKHIPAQLSGGQQQRVAIARAIAGDPKLVLADEPTGNLDSLMARQVMDLLERINEMGTTIIMVTHDPELARRAHRNVQVVDGQISDFKPYEPHASQTSPATSAAARGSATVGA from the coding sequence ATGCTTTCCATGAACGACGTCAGCAAAGTTTTCCGCACCGACCTGATCGAGACGCACGCGCTGCGCAATTTCTCGCTGGAAGTGAAGGCGGGCGAGTTCCTCGCGGTGACCGGCCCCTCGGGCTCGGGCAAGACCACGTTTCTCAACATCGCCGGCCTGCTCGAGCCGTACGAATCCGGCAGCTACAAGCTCGACAACATCGAAGTCACTTCCCTGTCCGACGATGCGCGCTCGCGCCTGCGCAACGAAAAGATCGGCTTCATCTTCCAGAGCTTCAACCTGATGCCCGACCTCAATGTCTACGACAACGTGGACGTGCCGCTGCGCTACCGGCGCATGAAATCGGCGGAGCGCCACCAGCGCATCACCAACGCGCTCGAGATCGTCGGCCTGGCCGCGCGTATGAAACACATCCCCGCGCAGCTGTCGGGCGGCCAGCAGCAGCGCGTCGCGATCGCGCGCGCCATCGCCGGCGATCCGAAGCTGGTGCTGGCGGACGAACCCACGGGCAACCTCGATTCGCTGATGGCGCGCCAGGTCATGGACCTGCTCGAGCGCATCAATGAGATGGGCACCACCATCATCATGGTCACGCACGACCCGGAGCTCGCACGCCGCGCCCACCGCAACGTGCAGGTGGTCGACGGGCAGATCTCGGACTTCAAGCCGTATGAACCCCACGCCTCGCAAACTTCACCGGCCACGAGCGCAGCAGCTCGCGGCAGCGCCACCGTGGGGGCCTGA
- a CDS encoding HlyD family efflux transporter periplasmic adaptor subunit — translation MTMLLRDISMRGTQSQDKTVADPQSRRVLLRRYGYIAGAAFVLLVLIIWSARAWLSSEQVIARDRMRTAVVTRGPFVRDVAATGLVVAAVSPTLFAEAPGTIIYKVRAGDPVKAGDVLGIVDSAALTNEYEQERAALASADAALNRQTIEVRRQILKSSQDSDLAKVQITAAEREFKRAEDAWGIHVIPQRDFERARDDLETAKLNYAHAIETGGLEKDSLQLELRSQRLTRDAQSLKVARLRERVDALTLKSPVPGIVATLSQQERAQVAENAPLVMVVDLTALEIEFQVAESYANEIRAGMNAEVTLDGRKLIGTVAGISPDVRNSQVTGRVRFSDQPKGLRQNQRASVRIVLDERNDVLKVARSPFNDSDTRFVYVVRDGDAVRIPVEFGAEAIGEIEIRNGLEVGDTVVLADMREYKDAPSVLIGN, via the coding sequence ATGACCATGCTTTTGCGCGATATCTCGATGCGCGGTACTCAGTCGCAGGACAAGACCGTCGCCGATCCCCAGAGCCGCCGTGTGCTGTTGAGGCGCTACGGCTACATCGCGGGCGCGGCGTTCGTCTTGCTGGTGCTCATCATATGGAGCGCGCGCGCGTGGCTGTCATCCGAACAGGTGATCGCGCGCGATCGCATGCGGACCGCCGTCGTTACGCGCGGGCCGTTCGTGCGTGATGTCGCCGCCACGGGACTCGTGGTCGCGGCGGTCAGTCCCACCCTCTTCGCCGAAGCGCCCGGCACCATCATCTATAAGGTGCGCGCCGGCGACCCGGTGAAGGCCGGCGATGTGCTGGGCATCGTCGACAGCGCCGCGCTCACCAATGAATACGAGCAGGAGCGCGCCGCGCTCGCCAGCGCCGACGCCGCGCTCAATCGCCAGACCATCGAAGTCCGCCGCCAGATCCTCAAGAGCAGCCAGGACAGCGACCTCGCCAAGGTGCAGATCACGGCGGCCGAGCGAGAGTTCAAGCGCGCGGAAGACGCCTGGGGCATCCACGTGATCCCGCAGCGCGACTTCGAACGCGCCCGCGACGATCTCGAGACGGCCAAGCTCAACTACGCACACGCCATCGAAACCGGCGGCCTCGAGAAGGACAGCCTGCAGCTCGAACTGCGCAGCCAGCGCCTCACGCGCGACGCGCAGTCGCTCAAGGTAGCCCGGCTGCGCGAACGTGTGGATGCACTGACGCTCAAGTCGCCCGTGCCCGGCATCGTCGCGACGCTCTCCCAGCAGGAGCGCGCCCAAGTCGCCGAGAACGCGCCGCTGGTCATGGTCGTCGACCTCACGGCGCTCGAAATCGAATTCCAGGTCGCCGAGAGCTACGCCAACGAGATCCGCGCCGGCATGAATGCCGAGGTCACGCTCGATGGCCGCAAGCTCATCGGCACCGTGGCAGGCATCTCGCCCGACGTGCGCAATTCCCAGGTCACGGGCCGGGTGCGCTTCTCCGACCAGCCCAAGGGCCTACGCCAGAACCAGCGCGCCTCCGTGCGCATCGTGCTCGATGAGCGCAACGACGTGCTCAAGGTGGCGCGCAGCCCGTTCAACGACTCCGACACCCGCTTCGTCTACGTGGTGCGCGACGGCGACGCCGTGCGCATCCCGGTGGAGTTCGGCGCCGAGGCCATCGGCGAAATCGAGATCCGCAATGGACTCGAGGTCGGCGACACCGTGGTGCTCGCCGACATGCGCGAATACAAGGATGCGCCCAGCGTCCTCATCGGTAACTAG
- the rpiA gene encoding ribose-5-phosphate isomerase RpiA — protein sequence MSAQNTGKQAAARAALEFVTAGKVLGVGTGSTVNFLIDALAATSIKIAGAVSSSHGSTERLEAAGIPVLDLNDVGEIETYIDGADETNHRRQLIKGGGGALTREKIIAAASRRFVCIADEGKLVDTLGAFPLPVEVIPMAREYASRALARLGGRPVWREKVITDNGNHIVDLHGMHIADPVSLESAINQIAGVVTVGLFAARPADVVILGGPNGIRRL from the coding sequence ATGAGTGCGCAAAACACTGGAAAACAAGCTGCGGCACGCGCAGCGCTGGAATTCGTCACCGCGGGCAAAGTGCTCGGCGTCGGCACCGGCAGCACCGTGAATTTTCTCATCGACGCACTTGCGGCGACCTCCATCAAGATCGCCGGCGCGGTGTCGAGCTCCCATGGATCGACCGAGCGCCTCGAGGCAGCAGGCATCCCGGTGCTCGACCTGAACGACGTCGGCGAGATCGAAACCTACATCGATGGGGCGGATGAGACCAATCACCGGCGCCAGCTCATCAAGGGCGGCGGCGGGGCCCTCACGCGCGAGAAGATCATCGCCGCCGCCTCGCGCCGCTTCGTCTGCATTGCTGACGAGGGCAAGCTCGTCGATACCCTGGGTGCGTTCCCGCTGCCGGTGGAAGTGATCCCGATGGCGCGCGAATACGCGAGCCGCGCGCTCGCCCGCCTCGGCGGCCGGCCCGTATGGCGCGAGAAGGTGATCACCGACAACGGCAATCACATCGTCGACCTGCACGGCATGCACATCGCCGATCCGGTCTCGCTCGAGAGCGCAATCAATCAGATCGCCGGCGTGGTGACGGTGGGATTGTTCGCCGCGCGCCCCGCGGACGTGGTGATCCTCGGCGGTCCAAACGGGATTCGTCGTCTCTAA
- a CDS encoding EVE domain-containing protein, translated as MNYWLMKTEPSTFGVDDLAAKPKKTAMWDGVRNYQARNMLRDDFRKGDQALLYHSSADLVGVAGVMQVVRTAYPDPTAFDKKHDHYDEGSDPKNPRWYVVDVQLKRRLKRIITLDELRKHEARELDGMLLLKRGNRLSITPVSAAHWKFILSLE; from the coding sequence ATGAACTACTGGCTGATGAAAACGGAGCCGTCGACGTTCGGAGTCGATGACCTGGCCGCGAAGCCGAAGAAAACGGCGATGTGGGACGGCGTGCGCAATTACCAGGCGCGCAACATGCTGCGCGACGACTTCAGGAAGGGCGATCAGGCGCTGCTGTATCACTCGAGCGCGGACCTGGTCGGTGTCGCGGGTGTCATGCAGGTGGTGCGCACCGCGTATCCCGATCCGACCGCCTTCGACAAGAAGCACGATCACTACGATGAAGGCAGCGATCCGAAAAATCCGCGCTGGTATGTGGTCGACGTACAACTCAAACGGCGCTTGAAGCGCATCATCACGCTCGATGAACTGCGCAAGCACGAGGCGCGTGAACTAGATGGGATGCTGTTGTTGAAACGTGGCAACCGGCTCTCGATCACACCCGTGAGCGCCGCTCACTGGAAGTTCATCCTCTCGCTCGAGTGA
- a CDS encoding 5-formyltetrahydrofolate cyclo-ligase, with the protein MITKQTLRKELLAARRAVRPLARRKAAVAVAQAIARTPWLAPGKRIGIYASMPQELGTAPLIELARARGCEIFLPRITSMRARRMRFVRLNPRARQHSFGMIEPEGHEWLGARFLDTIFCAGVGFDRRGARLGHGAGFYDRALAFRHVRHRWSGPRLVGLAYSFQVVPLVPVTATDVFMDYIVTDRGIDELLADENGAVDVRSR; encoded by the coding sequence GTGATTACGAAGCAAACACTCCGCAAAGAACTCCTCGCCGCGCGTCGCGCGGTGCGGCCGTTGGCGCGTCGCAAAGCCGCGGTCGCCGTCGCGCAGGCGATCGCTCGCACTCCCTGGCTTGCACCCGGCAAACGCATCGGCATCTACGCGTCGATGCCGCAGGAGCTCGGCACCGCACCCCTGATCGAACTCGCCCGCGCGCGTGGCTGCGAGATCTTCCTGCCGCGCATCACCAGCATGCGCGCGCGCCGCATGCGCTTCGTGCGGCTCAATCCGCGGGCGCGGCAGCATTCCTTCGGGATGATCGAACCCGAGGGGCACGAATGGCTGGGCGCGCGCTTTCTCGACACCATTTTCTGCGCCGGCGTGGGGTTCGATCGCCGCGGCGCGCGGCTCGGCCATGGCGCGGGCTTCTACGATCGAGCGCTCGCCTTTCGCCACGTGCGCCATCGCTGGAGCGGGCCGCGGCTCGTCGGTCTCGCCTATTCATTCCAGGTCGTGCCGCTCGTTCCGGTGACGGCGACCGACGTATTCATGGACTACATCGTCACCGACAGGGGAATCGATGAACTACTGGCTGATGAAAACGGAGCCGTCGACGTTCGGAGTCGATGA
- a CDS encoding cell division protein ZapA — translation MSDKEPAQVTVRILEKEYFISCPQDERAALLDSAEYLNKKMREVRDTGKVVGADRIAVIAALNMANELLRLRKQDTELQGNVSGRVKHMRERVETALQRTRQLDL, via the coding sequence GTGAGCGACAAGGAACCGGCGCAAGTCACGGTACGTATTCTCGAAAAGGAATACTTCATCTCCTGCCCGCAGGATGAACGCGCCGCCCTGCTCGACTCCGCCGAATACCTCAACAAGAAGATGCGCGAAGTGCGCGACACCGGCAAGGTCGTCGGCGCCGATCGCATCGCCGTCATCGCCGCGCTCAACATGGCGAACGAACTGCTGCGCCTGCGCAAGCAGGACACCGAGCTGCAGGGCAACGTCAGCGGCCGCGTGAAGCACATGCGCGAGCGTGTCGAGACCGCGCTCCAGCGCACGCGCCAGCTGGATCTGTAA
- a CDS encoding TIGR02449 family protein has translation MTDNNKSGFDAEFARLERRVEELLVAVDTLKEENRALRQRQESLAAERSAFAQRNDQVRARVEAMIGRLKTMEHTA, from the coding sequence ATGACAGACAACAACAAATCCGGCTTCGACGCGGAATTCGCCCGTCTCGAACGCCGCGTCGAAGAACTTCTCGTCGCCGTCGACACTCTCAAGGAAGAGAACCGCGCCCTGCGCCAACGCCAGGAATCGCTCGCCGCCGAACGCTCCGCGTTCGCGCAGCGCAACGACCAGGTACGCGCGCGCGTCGAAGCAATGATCGGCCGGCTGAAGACGATGGAGCACACTGCGTGA
- a CDS encoding UPF0149 family protein gives MLAATYDEFEHVLRAARALPEPAEAHGTLAGALCSSRDYGLMEWLREILPDDSPDDAALQNSVLQNVYNAMVRTLLGNDADFEPLLPDDEAPLSERADALSLWCQGFLYGLGSGTTADPGRVSVEAGEIIRDFTEITHVGVEADEQNEENEAAFAEVVEFVRVGVQLLFVELAPARGEEPAPGAASIH, from the coding sequence ATGTTGGCCGCCACTTACGATGAGTTCGAGCACGTGCTCCGGGCCGCGCGCGCGTTGCCGGAGCCCGCCGAAGCGCACGGAACGCTGGCCGGCGCGCTGTGTAGTTCGCGCGATTACGGCCTCATGGAGTGGCTGCGCGAGATCCTCCCCGACGACTCTCCCGACGACGCGGCGCTGCAGAACTCGGTGCTGCAGAACGTCTACAACGCCATGGTCAGAACGCTGCTCGGCAACGACGCGGATTTCGAACCGCTGCTGCCGGACGACGAGGCGCCGCTGTCGGAGCGGGCCGACGCATTGAGTCTGTGGTGCCAGGGCTTCCTGTACGGACTCGGCTCCGGCACCACCGCCGATCCCGGCCGCGTGTCCGTCGAGGCGGGCGAGATCATCCGCGACTTCACCGAGATCACGCACGTCGGTGTCGAAGCGGACGAGCAGAACGAAGAAAACGAAGCGGCCTTCGCCGAGGTGGTCGAGTTCGTGCGCGTCGGCGTGCAGTTGTTGTTCGTCGAGCTGGCGCCCGCGCGCGGCGAGGAGCCGGCGCCGGGCGCCGCGTCCATTCATTAA
- a CDS encoding aminopeptidase P N-terminal domain-containing protein: MSPRRKPAAAGAPRVAIGREEFRRRRRALMKQMGRDTIAIVPTAPVRLRNNDVEYAYRPDSDFFYLTGFNEPESVAVLVPGRPQGEYILFVRDRDPARETWDGRRAGPAGATRDFGADDAFPIADIDEILPGLMENRGKVFYAMGTHPEFDQRVVGWVNGLRTQARNGRLPPLEMVALDHVLHDMRLYKSRGEVDTMREAARIAARAHVRAMQACAPGKHEYEIAADVLHEFRLHNADTSYLPIVGGGANGCILHYRENDAVLRAGDLLLIDAGCEVDCYASDITRTFPVNGRFSPEQLALYEIVLEANYAAIERVKPGNHWNEPHEAAVKVITQGLIKVGLLKGRAAKLEEAGAYRKYFMHRTGHWLGMDVHDVGDYKLGNEWRVFEPGMALTIEPGIYVAPGTPGAPKKFHGIGIRIEDDVVVTRDGCEVLTDGVPKDAVAIERLMASVA, encoded by the coding sequence ATGAGTCCCCGTCGGAAACCCGCGGCCGCCGGCGCGCCGCGTGTCGCGATCGGGCGCGAGGAATTTCGCCGCCGCCGCCGCGCGCTGATGAAACAGATGGGCCGCGACACCATCGCCATCGTGCCCACCGCGCCCGTGCGGCTGCGCAACAACGACGTCGAATACGCGTACCGGCCCGACAGCGATTTCTTCTATCTCACGGGGTTCAACGAACCGGAGTCCGTGGCCGTGCTGGTGCCGGGACGTCCGCAGGGCGAATACATCCTGTTCGTGCGCGATCGCGATCCGGCGCGCGAAACCTGGGATGGGCGTCGCGCCGGTCCCGCTGGCGCGACCCGCGACTTTGGCGCCGACGATGCATTCCCCATCGCCGACATCGACGAGATCCTGCCGGGGCTCATGGAAAACCGCGGCAAGGTTTTCTACGCGATGGGCACGCATCCGGAATTCGATCAGCGCGTCGTCGGCTGGGTCAACGGCCTGCGCACGCAGGCGCGCAACGGACGCCTTCCGCCGCTCGAGATGGTGGCGCTCGATCACGTGTTGCACGACATGCGCCTGTACAAGAGCCGCGGCGAAGTCGACACCATGCGCGAAGCCGCGCGTATCGCGGCGCGGGCACACGTGCGGGCGATGCAGGCCTGCGCGCCCGGCAAACACGAGTACGAAATCGCCGCCGATGTGCTGCATGAGTTCCGGCTGCACAACGCGGACACTTCCTACCTGCCCATCGTTGGCGGCGGCGCCAACGGCTGCATCCTGCATTACCGCGAGAACGATGCCGTGTTGCGCGCGGGTGATCTGCTGTTGATAGATGCCGGATGCGAAGTCGATTGTTACGCCTCCGACATCACGCGCACATTCCCGGTGAATGGCCGGTTCTCGCCGGAGCAACTCGCGTTGTATGAAATCGTGCTCGAGGCTAACTACGCAGCCATCGAGCGCGTGAAACCCGGCAATCACTGGAACGAACCGCACGAGGCCGCGGTGAAGGTGATCACGCAAGGCCTGATAAAAGTCGGCTTGCTGAAGGGCCGTGCCGCCAAGCTCGAAGAGGCAGGGGCGTATCGCAAGTACTTCATGCATCGCACCGGCCACTGGCTCGGCATGGACGTGCACGACGTGGGCGACTACAAGCTCGGCAACGAGTGGCGGGTATTCGAACCGGGCATGGCGCTCACCATCGAACCTGGCATCTATGTCGCGCCCGGAACCCCGGGCGCGCCGAAGAAATTCCACGGCATCGGCATTCGCATCGAAGACGACGTGGTGGTCACGCGCGATGGTTGCGAGGTGTTGACCGACGGAGTTCCCAAGGATGCGGTCGCGATCGAGCGGCTGATGGCGTCGGTGGCATGA
- the ubiH gene encoding 2-octaprenyl-6-methoxyphenyl hydroxylase translates to MKEWDVVIVGGGMVGASFALALRATRLRVLLVESVSPDSAAQPSFDERTTALGNGSKQIFESLGVWPALAAESSPIRAIHVSDAGRFGVARLDAREQGVHAFGYVVPNRAIGRALWQALRDAPNVTLAVPAQVRSATLRDDGVVLDIVTEMATERGVEKVTERVRAAVAVAADGAGSVLRASAGIDASVEDYEQVAIVVNAATERPNNGEAFERFTPSGPLAVLPVTGGGYTVVWAVAPARAAKLVALDENAFAAELLAAFGWRAGRWTKIGRRNTYPLTLSRAAETVAGRVVLIGNAAQALHPVAGQGFNLGLRDAATLAEMLAGAAADSGSSEADYSELLARFSAWRAEDRQGVTRFTDGLVKLFGNDTPGVGLVRNFGLLLFDMSPAAKRALSRVSWGFAGRMPRLARGLPLE, encoded by the coding sequence ATGAAAGAGTGGGACGTCGTCATCGTCGGCGGTGGCATGGTCGGCGCGAGTTTCGCGCTGGCGCTGCGGGCGACCCGCCTGCGGGTGCTGCTGGTCGAAAGCGTGTCGCCCGATTCCGCCGCGCAGCCGAGTTTCGACGAACGCACCACGGCGCTCGGCAACGGCTCGAAACAGATCTTCGAATCGCTCGGCGTGTGGCCGGCGTTGGCCGCCGAATCCTCGCCGATTCGGGCGATCCATGTTTCCGACGCGGGGCGCTTCGGCGTCGCGCGCCTCGACGCGCGCGAGCAGGGTGTACATGCCTTCGGTTACGTCGTGCCCAATCGGGCGATCGGGCGCGCGCTGTGGCAGGCGCTGCGCGACGCGCCCAACGTGACGCTCGCGGTGCCCGCGCAGGTCCGGAGCGCCACGCTGCGCGACGATGGCGTCGTGCTCGATATCGTCACCGAGATGGCCACGGAACGTGGCGTCGAGAAGGTGACCGAGCGTGTGCGCGCGGCGGTCGCGGTGGCCGCGGACGGCGCCGGCTCGGTGCTGCGCGCCAGCGCCGGCATCGACGCGTCGGTCGAGGACTACGAGCAGGTCGCCATCGTGGTGAACGCCGCCACCGAACGGCCTAACAACGGCGAGGCATTCGAGCGTTTTACGCCCTCCGGTCCGCTGGCCGTGTTGCCGGTGACCGGTGGCGGCTACACCGTGGTGTGGGCGGTGGCGCCCGCGCGCGCGGCGAAACTCGTCGCGCTCGATGAAAATGCCTTTGCTGCCGAATTGCTGGCGGCTTTCGGCTGGCGCGCCGGCCGCTGGACCAAGATCGGCCGCCGCAACACCTATCCGCTGACGCTGTCGCGCGCCGCGGAAACCGTCGCGGGGCGCGTGGTGCTCATCGGCAATGCGGCGCAGGCACTGCATCCGGTGGCGGGCCAGGGTTTCAACCTCGGGTTGCGCGATGCGGCGACGCTGGCGGAAATGCTGGCCGGCGCGGCCGCCGACTCCGGCAGCAGCGAGGCCGATTACAGCGAGTTGTTAGCCCGGTTCTCCGCCTGGCGCGCGGAAGATCGCCAGGGTGTCACCCGCTTCACGGATGGGCTGGTGAAGCTGTTCGGCAACGACACGCCGGGCGTCGGCCTGGTACGCAACTTCGGCCTGCTGCTGTTCGACATGAGCCCCGCGGCCAAGCGCGCGTTGTCGCGCGTGAGCTGGGGATTCGCCGGCCGCATGCCGCGCCTGGCGCGCGGCCTGCCGCTGGAATGA
- a CDS encoding FAD-dependent monooxygenase, protein MKHDYDVAVVGAGPIGLATAILLARIAGLPAERIVVFDRRIPDSFDAARVPPVDLRVFALSRASEKILRAAGAWTDIAATRAAAYERMQVWHADVPPHGGDALVFDAAEMGERDLGTIVENGVLQAALAGAARRLGIVLADGEITALGHERDAVRLRAGEREVRVRVVIGADGALSRVRELAGLAVSRTDYGQTALVANVSTARSHRHTAWQRFLGDGTLAFLPLADGQSSIVWSIPTARAEQLLATAPQDFERELEKDFDAALGKVKLESARLKFSLWRLSAASYISSRVALVGDAAHVVHPLAGQGANLGLLDAAALADVLGEALRTGEDPGAERILRRYERWRRSENDLMGGAIDAFDRLLARGSGRVAELAQRGMPWVGSSTLAKRLFLERAMGLSGELPLAAR, encoded by the coding sequence ATGAAGCACGACTACGACGTAGCGGTGGTCGGCGCGGGACCGATCGGACTCGCCACCGCCATCCTGCTGGCGCGGATTGCGGGCCTTCCGGCCGAACGTATCGTCGTCTTCGATCGGCGCATTCCCGACTCGTTCGACGCCGCGCGTGTTCCGCCCGTGGACCTGCGCGTGTTCGCGCTGTCGCGCGCCAGTGAAAAAATCCTGCGCGCGGCGGGCGCGTGGACCGACATCGCAGCGACGCGCGCGGCCGCCTACGAACGCATGCAGGTGTGGCACGCCGACGTGCCGCCGCATGGCGGCGACGCGCTGGTGTTCGACGCCGCTGAAATGGGCGAACGCGATCTCGGCACCATCGTGGAGAACGGCGTGCTGCAGGCGGCGCTGGCGGGCGCGGCGCGGCGCCTCGGCATTGTCCTGGCGGACGGTGAAATCACCGCGCTCGGGCACGAGCGCGATGCGGTGCGCCTGCGCGCGGGCGAGCGCGAGGTGCGCGTACGCGTGGTGATCGGCGCCGATGGCGCGTTATCGCGCGTGCGCGAGTTGGCCGGCCTCGCCGTCTCGCGAACCGACTACGGACAGACCGCGCTGGTGGCAAACGTGAGCACGGCGCGATCACACCGGCACACCGCCTGGCAGAGGTTTCTGGGCGACGGCACGCTGGCGTTCCTGCCACTCGCCGACGGACAGAGTTCGATCGTCTGGTCCATCCCGACGGCGCGGGCCGAACAGCTGCTGGCGACGGCGCCGCAGGATTTCGAACGCGAGCTCGAGAAGGATTTCGACGCCGCGCTCGGCAAGGTGAAGCTCGAAAGCGCGCGGCTGAAATTTTCGTTGTGGCGCCTCTCGGCCGCCAGCTACATCAGCTCGCGCGTCGCGCTGGTCGGCGACGCGGCGCACGTGGTGCACCCGTTGGCGGGGCAGGGCGCGAACCTCGGATTGCTGGACGCGGCGGCGCTGGCCGATGTGCTGGGCGAAGCATTGCGGACCGGTGAGGACCCGGGTGCCGAACGGATCCTGCGTCGCTACGAACGCTGGCGGCGCAGCGAGAACGATCTGATGGGCGGCGCCATCGATGCCTTCGACCGCCTGCTGGCGCGCGGCAGCGGCCGCGTCGCGGAACTCGCGCAACGTGGCATGCCCTGGGTGGGTAGTTCGACGCTGGCCAAGCGCCTGTTTCTCGAACGCGCGATGGGCTTGTCGGGCGAATTGCCGCTCGCGGCGCGGTAG
- a CDS encoding DMT family transporter, which translates to MKNPRVAGMAYMLTGVAAFAFMDASLKWLTASYPAAQVAAVRGLAALPVVFVWALYAGGAGQLTRIRWPLHLVRGVLSVFMMIAFTFALKELSLAKAYALFFVAPLLIAVFSIFMLGERVQRTQWVAIVIGFAGVLIVLRPGAVGFGLAGTVAVLGTAFCYALSSVLVKIIGRTDSTQSMIFWMTCMLAIGATLIALPQWQPIRREHLLLIACVAFTGAVGQWGITEAFKRAPAASVAPLEYSGLAWVILIDLIVWSVTPEWQTLAGAAVIIGSGLYLLRFEARRAA; encoded by the coding sequence ATGAAGAACCCGCGCGTGGCCGGCATGGCCTACATGCTCACCGGCGTTGCGGCGTTCGCGTTCATGGATGCCAGCCTCAAGTGGCTCACCGCGTCCTATCCAGCGGCGCAGGTGGCCGCGGTGCGCGGCCTCGCCGCATTGCCCGTGGTGTTCGTCTGGGCGCTGTATGCCGGGGGCGCGGGCCAGCTCACGCGTATCCGCTGGCCGTTGCACCTGGTCCGCGGGGTGTTGTCGGTTTTCATGATGATCGCCTTCACGTTCGCGCTGAAGGAGCTGTCGCTCGCCAAGGCGTATGCGCTGTTCTTCGTGGCGCCGCTGCTGATCGCGGTGTTTTCGATCTTCATGTTGGGCGAGCGCGTGCAACGCACGCAGTGGGTGGCGATCGTCATCGGGTTCGCCGGCGTATTGATCGTGCTGCGCCCGGGCGCGGTGGGTTTTGGTCTGGCCGGCACGGTGGCCGTGCTCGGTACCGCGTTTTGTTATGCGCTGTCTTCGGTACTCGTGAAGATCATCGGCCGCACCGACAGCACGCAGTCGATGATTTTCTGGATGACCTGCATGCTCGCCATCGGCGCGACGTTGATCGCCTTGCCACAATGGCAGCCCATCCGGCGCGAACACCTTTTGCTGATCGCGTGCGTCGCGTTCACTGGAGCGGTCGGCCAGTGGGGTATCACGGAGGCGTTCAAGCGTGCCCCGGCGGCCAGCGTGGCACCGCTCGAATATTCGGGGCTTGCCTGGGTGATCCTGATCGACTTGATCGTGTGGTCGGTGACGCCGGAATGGCAGACGCTGGCCGGCGCGGCGGTCATCATCGGCAGCGGACTTTACTTGTTGCGGTTCGAGGCGCGGCGCGCGGCCTGA
- a CDS encoding 4a-hydroxytetrahydrobiopterin dehydratase, with amino-acid sequence MSSTDDTLVNKQCVPCHGGIAALTPAEAQKMLARLLVSNDGGWQLVEDGKALRREFKFADFYRAMSFVNAVAHIANLQDHHPDIECGWGYCRIRYQTHAIGGLHENDFICAAKIDALGAS; translated from the coding sequence ATGAGCAGCACCGACGACACTCTCGTCAACAAACAATGCGTGCCTTGCCACGGCGGCATCGCCGCGCTCACGCCGGCCGAGGCGCAAAAGATGCTGGCGCGTCTGCTCGTGTCGAATGACGGCGGCTGGCAGTTAGTCGAAGACGGCAAAGCGCTGAGGCGCGAATTCAAGTTCGCGGATTTCTACCGTGCGATGAGCTTCGTCAATGCCGTGGCGCACATCGCCAACCTGCAGGATCATCACCCCGACATCGAATGCGGCTGGGGTTATTGCCGCATCCGTTATCAGACCCACGCCATCGGCGGGCTGCACGAAAACGATTTCATCTGCGCTGCGAAGATCGACGCGCTCGGCGCGTCGTAA